The genome window CTGAAAATATCGATCAAAGCCGCTTATCATTAAAATTTGTTTAAATATCTGAGGCGATTGTGGCAATGCAAAGAAAGTCCCTGGATTTACACGACTTGGAACTAAGTAATCCCGAGCTCCTTCTGGAGTCGATTTGGTCAGCATTGGAGTTTCAATATCTATAAAGCCATGCTGTGCAAGAAAATCTCTTGTATATCGAGTAATCCTATTTCGTATTCTCAAGTTTTTTTGCATCTTGTCTCGCCGTAAATCAAGATAGCGATAACGCAACCGTAAATTTTCATCGACTTTGTCTGTAGCATCCGATATTTCAAAAGGCAGAGGGGCGGCAGGAGAAAGCAACAAAAAGTCTTCGACAACAACCTCTACTTCTCCCGTTTTCATAGAACTATTTACTGTACCTTCCGGCCTCTTCCCAACTTTGCCACGAACAGAAATAACATATTCACTACGTAATGTTTTGGCTCGTTCATGAACTTCTGGCACAATTTCAGGATTAAAGACAACTTGGGTAACTCCAGTATTATCCCATAGCTCAACAAAGATGAGTCCTCCAAGGTCTCTCCGACGTCGTACCCAACCGTTTAAAACTACTTGTCGTCCTTCATCTTCAAGACGAAGGGCTCCGCACATCTCTGTGCGCTTCCAGAATGCATCAAAATGTTCCGACCTGCTCATTCTATAACCTCCACCACACGGCAAACTTACTTTATAGACTCTTTATTACTTCTATAATTTACTTTGAATATAATTAAGAATAGTGGCTCGTTTAACCTCTTCCTGTTCGCCAGTTTCAAGGTCTTTTACGTTGACTACTCCTTTGGCCAATTCATCGCCACCAAGAATACAAGCAAAACGGGCTCCAGAAGCTGCTGCAGATTTAAATTGAGCTTTCATACCACGTCCCATGTAATCCATGTCTGCTGCAATATTTGCTTGTCTTAGTTCCGTAAGGATTTTGAATAGTTCCTCTCGCGACACTTCGTCAAGTCCGATAGCATAAACATCGAGATCAGGGCGAGCCCCAAAAGAACAATTTTGTTCTTCCATCACGAGGACAATCCTTTCAAGACCAGCAGCAAAACCAACACTCGGCGTAGATGGGCCACCAATCGTTTCTGCAAGGTTATCATAACGTCCCCCACCACATACAGCATTTTGCGCTCCCAAAGCTCCTGAAAGAACTTCATACGCTGTTTTTGTATAATAATCAAGGCCGCGAACAAGCCGTTTATCTATATGGAAATGGGCTCCTATACTATTCAATCTTTCCTGTACTTTATCAAAGTGACTGCGACAATCATCGCAAAGGCTAGAGTAAATATCGGGAGCACCCTCGGTAATCTCTTTGCAATCAGGATTTTTACAATCAAGAATTCTGAGAGGGTTACGATCAAATCGACTTTGGCATGTTTTACAAAGTTTATCAAGCTGTGGTTTGAAATACTCTTTTAATTTTTCTCTATATGTTGGGCGACACTCAGGACACCCTACTGAATTAATAACGACCTCTAAATTCTGGAGACCAAGTCGTCTATATAATTCAAGAGACAAGGCAATAACTTCCACGTCTATCATAGGATTTTCTGAACCTATACTTTCAAAATCCAACTGCCAAAATTGACGATAACGCCCCTTTTGTGGTCGCTCGTAACGAAACATCGGACCAGCACACCACAGTTTAACAGGTTGAGCTCCATTATTCAGTTTGTTCTCTAAATAACAACGAATCATTGAAGCCGTTGCCTCTGGACGTAACGTAAGGCTTCGTCCACCGCGATCTTCAAAAGTATACATTTCTTTTTCAACAACATCAGTTGTTTCGCCTATTCCGCGTGAGAAAAGTTCCGTGTGCTCAAAAATAGGTAAATGAACTTCCGAATATCCGAAATCTCGCGCAACTTCTGCTGCAACGTTTAAGACATAAGCCCATTTCCAAGATTCTTCTGGGAGTATATCCCTGACACCACGCGGCGCTTTTATATCTACCATAAAAACTCCCTCCCATAAACTAAAACAAACATAAAAAACGTTTGCACATAATCATTCTATTGTTTTATACATTATGCAGGTAAGTATAATCATTCGTTGAAAAATTCTCCAGTAAAAAAATGGAAGGCTATAAAATAGAAAAGCGCAACGGCCTAATCACCGTTACGCCTGTCTCATGCTTCCTTACGGCATAAAAAACTAATTTCTAACGTGACTCGAGTTGGAACTTAATGGCCGTTCTTTCTTCGTTGTCAATTTCAATCTTGGCAAAAGCCGGAATACAAACAAGATCAATTCCATTAGGAGCTACATAACCCCGGGCGATAGCAATAGATTTCACTGACTGGTTAACCGCACCGGCTCCCACTGCTTGAACCTCAACCGCCCCTTTTTCGCGAAGAACTGCTGCGATAGCACCAGCGACGGATTTTGGTTGCGACTTTGCAGAGACTTTGAGCACTTCCATGAAATTCGACCTCCCTTGAGTAGCGCCGCAAGAATATAAAAACAGGAACATTTAATGGATCAGCGAGTTTCACTATTTGAAACAAATCAAGTATAGTCGTATTGTGCGGCTTTTGACAAGTGTTTTGCAATAAAAATCAGCAAATACGACTTTTTCCCAAGAAAGTTAGCCCTATAATCCACATTTTCTTTTCAAAAGTCTATTTTGATCCACAAATCTCGGATATGGTAATGTATAAATATCTCCATTATCTGGAACAATGCAATGTATAGACATTAACCCATTCAAGTATGTTTTATTGCTATCACTCTGAGGCACAAATTCGTTATGCCCAAAAAGATTTAAATCACCTTCCATTGAAGGAAGTCCCTGGAAATCATGGCTCACATTTAATTTTAGACCACAAACATCGAAAGAGCCACTCCAATTTACTATTTGGCTAGTGTGAAAAACCTGCTCTACAACATCTTTGTTATCGTGATTTCCTGTAACAATACAAACTTTTCTTTTTTCTTCCCCTTCTAAAATCCGAGCTAACAAACGTAACTTTTTAGAATAAAGGGCGAGTCGATTTGGTAATAATCCTAATTTTATTTCATCAACAAGATCGCCAGTATGTATAATTGCCAAAGGATCAAGGAAAGTAACTAATTTATTTAAACAAGAATAAAAAGACGAAGGAGTATCAGAGACATGCAAAACAACACGTCCTTTTATTTTCTCCAAACTCTCAGGAATATAAAGTAAATCAAACATCTTGTAGATCATCTTTTTCCATGATTCCACAGCAATCACCTCTAAACTATTTTAAATTTTACCATTTTTTAGGCAAATGCGTAAACAAAAAAACATGGTACTATACTAAAAATAAGATTCATGCAGGAGGTTCAACCTTATATGGCCCAATCTAAAACAAAATTTGAAAAACCTATTGCTTTAGAGATGAACATCTCAACAACACAAGTACAAGCAGTATTCTCTCTCTTTGACGAAGGCTGCACTGTTCCTTTCATTGCTCGTTATCGTAAAGAAGCAACAGGTAGTCTTGATGAAGTAGCTATTACACAAATTCGAGATCGACGAGAAGAACTTCTAGAGTTAACTAAACGAAAAGATTCTATTTTGAAATCACTGCAAGAACGCGACATTCTTACAGAAGAGTTAGAAGAGAAGATTTATGCAGCTAATAACCTGACAACACTGGAAGATTTGTACCTTCCTTATCGCCCCAAACGTAAAACAAGGGCAAGTGCCGCTATAGAAAAAGGACTAGAACCCTTAGCGCTTAAAATTATGAATCAAGAAGGAACTATTCCCCACCAAGAAGCTCAAAAATTTATTGACATAGACAAGGGAATAGCAAATGAAAATGAAGCCATACAAGGGGCTCTTGATATTATCGCCGAGAAAATCAGTGAAGACACGCTGGCTCGTAACCTGTGCCGCAAAATATTCGCCAAGCATAGTTTTATTTATTCATCTCGGGCTTCGGAAGAACCCGATGAAATGGAAAAATATAAAGACTACTTTGAGTGGCAAGAAAGAGCTATCAGCACACCATCTCATCGTATTTTAGCTTTATTTCGAGGTGAAAAAGAGGGTAAACTTTCCCTTCGAGCACGGCCTGATGACGCCCTTTGCATTACTCAGCTAAAGAAACTTTTTATTAAAAGTGAGGGGGAAGAAGCCTCTCTTCTCGAAGAAACCATTAATGACAGTTACAAGCGACTCATTACACCTTCTATGGAAACAGAACTACGAAATGCGCTCAAGAAAAAAGCCGATGAAGAAGCTATTTCCGTTTTTGTTCAAAATATAAGAGAAGTTCTTATGACACCACCTCTCGGACATAAGAATATCTTGGCAATAGACCCAGGCTTTAGAACAGGCTGTAAGGTTGTTTGTCTGAATAAACAGGGGAGCCTTCTTCATAATGAAACCATATATCCACATCCGCCAATAAACAAAAAAGATGGAGCTCAAACTAAAATTTTAAGTCTAATAGATACATTTTCTATAGAGGCTATTGCTATCGGAAATGGAACTGCAGGAAGAGAGACTGAAGCTTTTATAAAGGAGCTACCTATCACTTCAAACATCATTATTACCATGGTTAACGAGAGCGGCGCTTCGATTTACTCAGCATCAGAAACAGCCAGAAGAGAATTCCCAGATTATGATGTAACGGTACGAGGTGCAGTTTCTATAGGCAGAAGACTTATGGACCCATTAGCAGAACTAATAAAGATTGACCCATGTTCTTTGGGAGTTGGTCAATACCAGCATGATGTTGATCAAAAGGCTTTAAAAAGAGCTCTTGATGATGTTGTAATCAGTTGTGTTAACGCAGTCGGAGTTGATATTAACACGGCTAGTTATGAACTTCTCTCCTTCGTTTCAGGAATAGGCCCTCAGTTAGCCAGCAATATTGTAAAATACAGAGAAGAAAACGGACTTTTTGAGTCACGAAACGACCTAAAAAAAGTCCCACGTCTTGGCCCAAAATCATTCCAACAATGCGCTGGATTTCTACGAATACCAGGAGGGAAAAATCCGCTCGACAACACTGCCGTGCATCCAGAAAATTATACATTGGTAAAAAGGATGGCCTCCGATTTAAGTGTAACGGTGAAGGATCTTATTGAAAAAGTAGATATTAGAAAAAAGATCGATATATCCAAATATATTACAGAAGAAGTAGGGCTCCCGACATTACAAGATATTATGGAAGAACTTGAAAAACCTGGGCGAGACCCACGATGCAGTTTTGAGGAATTTGCCTTTGCAGAAGGCGTAACAGAAATCTCTCATCTAAAAAAAGGCATGATTCTTCCTGGAATTGTAACGAATGTTACTGCTTTCGGAGCCTTTGTAGACATTGGCGTACACCAAGACGGACTCGTGCACATAAGTGCAATTTCTGATAAATATGTCGCTTCTCCGCATGCTATCGTTTCACCAGGGCAACGTGTAAAGGTCGCTGTAACGGGAATAGATTTGGGAAGAAAGCGTATTTCCCTTTCTATGAAAAAGAGTGATCTAGAAGAAAACTAATATAAATACTTGTTATTGGAGGAAAAAATGGAGGAAAAGAAAAAGGTTCTTCAAAAACTTTATTTTCTTTTCATTTTAGGGGTGTTCATTATTGCCCCGAAGGGAGTTTTTTGTCGTGATAAACTTCCTATTCTCATCCTCCACTCTTATGATCAAGAAAACGCATGGACAGAATGCCTCTCTCAGAGCATTCTGTCTACTTTTCAAAAAAGCGACTTACAAATAGACCCGTTTACAGAGTACATGGATAGTCAACGTTTACTCAATCAAACAATAAATAGTTCGTTACAAGAACAATTTTTCATGAAGTATTTCCCTTTCCATCTCCGCGTCATTATTAGCGAGGGGGATGAGGCCTTTCGCTTTCTTGTCCGTTTCAGAAACAAGGTTTTCCCCAATACCCCAGTAGTATTTACAGGGATAAGTGACATATCTCTTTTAAAAGAGTCATCTTTACGAAAAAGCTTCACGGGGATAGTAAAACATATACCTTATAACAAAACGATTGATGCGATTATTCGTTTTCATCCAAATCTAAAAAAAATAATTGTTATAGGCGATAGTTCACTAATCAGCGAAACAAACATGAACATACTTTTACATATTGCTCAAGATAAAAAGCAGTATATAAATATTAGTTTTTTAATGTCATATCCTATAGAAAAGGTATGTTCTATATTATCAGAGCAAAATCCCCAAAATACAGCCATATTGCTCGCTTCTCCTTTGGCCTCAAGTAAAGAAAAGATGTTTTTAAGTACTGATGAAAGCATTAAAAAACTTTGCTTTACAGGAGATTTTCCTATTTACTCCAATCTACCAGAAGCTATAGGAAAGGATGGGATCATTGGCGGAGCAATCCATTCAGGAGAGCGCTTTGGAATATTGGCTGCGAAGATGGCTCTTGAAATTATGCATGGAAAGAAACCATCAGAGATACCTTTTAATGAAAGTGAAATGGCACAATGGATTTTTAACTATAGAGAGTTAAAAAAACACGCTATTCCCCAAGAGAAACTTCCGGCAGGAAGTACCATTATAAAAGACCCTTTTAAAGATATAAAAGATAATTTTCGATTGATAACTATCAATTTTGTCGTTATCGCTACTTTAGTAACATTGATCCTGCTGCTCCTTTTCAAGATATACCGGCGACGTTTTATTAATTTAAAGCTAATAAAAGAAAAGAAAAACCTTAGCGGACTTATGGATGGAGCTCCTGATGGAATTGTTGCTATCGATGAGCAAGGATGTATCATACTGGCTAATAATGGGTTTCGCCGTATGTTCGGCTATACAGACGAAGACATCGAAGGGAAAGAAGTTGGTCAAATTATTAGCCAATCAAGCTCAAGTCATAAAGATAACCTTTCCTTGGTTCAAAAAGCTATTTCTTATCCTATCAAAGATGTACATAGGTATAGAACTAAAAATAATGGAATTACTTTTCCCGTTTCAATTAGCGGCTTTCCTGTTCTGTTATCGAATAACAAAAAGGAAGCATTTTTGCTTTTTAGAGATATTACACATCAAAAAAACCAACAAAATGCACTAGCCCAACGTTTTCATCTCGAAACGTTACTTTCTACTGTTTCTTCAAGATTGGTACTTTCAGGTCCCTTCGATGAAACAATAAAAAGTGTTCTTCAAGAAATTGGAACACGCCTTGGTTTGCTTTCATGCGCGCTTTATTTTCCTCAAGAAGATAGTTCATCTTTTCGTCTATTTCACGTCTGGAATTCATATGTATTTCAAAATAGTAATCTCTTAAAAGAGACAATTACACTAGACCTCACTCCTGAACAACAAGAACTCTTTAAAAGGTACGAACCCATTGAAGTTGATATAAAAGACTCTAAAGGATGTCTTTTTAATGTGAACATAGTCCCCATTGATAACGGATCAAGCAATGCGACTGTTCTTCTTTTGGTGCAAAATAAAACATCTCAACCATGGCATTTTATTCGCTATGCTTCAAGTCTAAAAATTTTAGCAGAAACACTTGGAGAAGCTTTTAAACGGAAAAAACAGCAAGAAATTTTGCTCCAAACAATTGACAGACTCAGAGAAACTTTTAACTCTACAATATCTACTATAGGCAATGTTATCGAAATGAAAGACAATTCCACCTATGGACACCAAAACAGAGTGGCACAATTATCTCTGGCAATTGCACGCGAAATGGGTTTACCGGATGCGGTAATAGAAGCCGTATATAATACTGCTCTCGTACATGACTTGGGCAAGCTATATATTCCTTCAGAAATACTCACTAAACCTGCAACTCTTTCTCCTCTTGAATATGATGTTGTAAAACAACACCCTCGGTTCGGCTATGAAGTTTTGCGAAATGTTCGCTTCCCGTGGCCTGTAGCAGAAATAGTGCTTCAACATCATGAACGATTGGACGGATCTGGATATCCTGAAGGGGTGAAAGGTAAAGATATTCTTCTTGAAGCTCGTATATTAGCTGTTGCCGATGTTATAGAGGCAATGGCATCGCCACGTTCGTATCGCCCAGCACATACAATAGAAGAAGCTCTTGAGGAAATAAAAAGAGGAGCCGGAATAACCTTCGACTCCTCAGTAGTAAACCACTGTATTGATATTTTTGAGAAGAAAAAATTTACCTTTTATATAGACAAATAATTAAAGCTTATTATAGGCTGCACGTGCTTTATAAGGGATGGAGTTCTCAAGGACATCCATCCACTGCATATCCTGAAAATTCACGTCAGCAGAAAAAAGCTCATGCCCTCCCATATCATAATGACGGGCAGATGATATGCCATATGTATTATCCGTGGTATGAAATACATAGTCATATTCGCTGAAATAAAGAGTTTGAGCCTTCGCTTCATCCAGATTTGCCTCAGAAACTAAGGCCTGAACCATTTTTTTCTTTCCAGCAGCTGCTGCATAATAGACACGTAATGTTGTTAGCGGCATTCCTTCAACTTCATCGACTTTTACCATATACCATCTTAATTTATTTTCGTCTGCTCCGAGATCTACTCGAACATCTCTAGCTTCAGCATAAAGGGGTTGAGTCATGAGAAGGATGCTCCCTACACAAATAATGCTCATCAAAAAAATTATTTTACCAATTCGAGACACAGCGTTCCCTCCTTTCTATGATCTTAAATCATATTGCCATGTTTTTTATAAAGCAGGATCAAGTAAAAAACAACCGTAGGAATAACGATATGCTAAAAGCTAAACCCCTTTTCTTTAAACAGCTTAATACAAGCATTCACAACGTCTAAATCTAAAGCTGTACCTTTTAATTTTTCTATTTCTTCAAGTGCTACATCTATTCCAAGACTCGGACGATAAGGACGATGGGAGGCCATCGCTTCTACGACATCAGCTACACCGATAATTCGAGAAGCTAATAAAATTTTATCTCCCTTCAAACCACGAGGATAGCCTGAGCCATCCATACGCTCATGATGCTGATATACTATTTCAGCCAAAGGCCACGGAAGTTCTATACGACTCAAAATGATAAAACCAACTTCCGAATGAGTCTGCACAAGTTTGAATTCAACATCTGTTAGAGGACCAGGCTTATTTAAAAGCTCAGAGGGAATTTCTACCTTCCCAATATCATGAACCAAAGCTGCTTTTTCGAGGTTATCAACAATCTCTTTCTCTAGTCCAAGCTCTTCACCTATTGCCCGAGATAATGAAGCCACTCTTTTCTGATGCCCTACACTAAAGGGATCTTTCATTTCTGAAGTAAGTGCCATAACCTCAATGGTCTGATTCCACGCGCGTCTTACGTTTTCTAGATTGTTTGATAGGGCAATTTCTGCATTTTTGCGGGCAGTTACGTCTGCTACGGTGCCTTGATAATATACAGGTTTACCATAATCGTCTCTAAAGACAGAAGTTCGTTCGTCAACCCAGATAATTTGGCCATCCCCAGTTACGACTCGATACTCCATTTCGTACTCTTCATCTTCAGCTTCCTCATGGGCCTTCACTTGGTTAATAACCTTTTGTCTATCTAATTCGT of Aminobacterium sp. MB27-C1 contains these proteins:
- the hisS gene encoding histidine--tRNA ligase, with protein sequence MVDIKAPRGVRDILPEESWKWAYVLNVAAEVARDFGYSEVHLPIFEHTELFSRGIGETTDVVEKEMYTFEDRGGRSLTLRPEATASMIRCYLENKLNNGAQPVKLWCAGPMFRYERPQKGRYRQFWQLDFESIGSENPMIDVEVIALSLELYRRLGLQNLEVVINSVGCPECRPTYREKLKEYFKPQLDKLCKTCQSRFDRNPLRILDCKNPDCKEITEGAPDIYSSLCDDCRSHFDKVQERLNSIGAHFHIDKRLVRGLDYYTKTAYEVLSGALGAQNAVCGGGRYDNLAETIGGPSTPSVGFAAGLERIVLVMEEQNCSFGARPDLDVYAIGLDEVSREELFKILTELRQANIAADMDYMGRGMKAQFKSAAASGARFACILGGDELAKGVVNVKDLETGEQEEVKRATILNYIQSKL
- a CDS encoding HD domain-containing phosphohydrolase; translated protein: MMMEKEESLEKIYFKSLFNNAPDSVALVDTDGYICDVNSYFETVFKVKRENIIGQSVIGSTIPVYFHERAIRTFDLILEGERGPFNDVLCVKHDQTTFPCRVSAIPIFSDSEIINAYIIFHDLTEEYERDRQLLYASAVVKESPVVLFRWKTTEGWPIVYVSENVSRWGYIPDYILAGEKSYLDLIYELDRQKVINQVKAHEEAEDEEYEMEYRVVTGDGQIIWVDERTSVFRDDYGKPVYYQGTVADVTARKNAEIALSNNLENVRRAWNQTIEVMALTSEMKDPFSVGHQKRVASLSRAIGEELGLEKEIVDNLEKAALVHDIGKVEIPSELLNKPGPLTDVEFKLVQTHSEVGFIILSRIELPWPLAEIVYQHHERMDGSGYPRGLKGDKILLASRIIGVADVVEAMASHRPYRPSLGIDVALEEIEKLKGTALDLDVVNACIKLFKEKGFSF
- a CDS encoding Tex family protein, producing MAQSKTKFEKPIALEMNISTTQVQAVFSLFDEGCTVPFIARYRKEATGSLDEVAITQIRDRREELLELTKRKDSILKSLQERDILTEELEEKIYAANNLTTLEDLYLPYRPKRKTRASAAIEKGLEPLALKIMNQEGTIPHQEAQKFIDIDKGIANENEAIQGALDIIAEKISEDTLARNLCRKIFAKHSFIYSSRASEEPDEMEKYKDYFEWQERAISTPSHRILALFRGEKEGKLSLRARPDDALCITQLKKLFIKSEGEEASLLEETINDSYKRLITPSMETELRNALKKKADEEAISVFVQNIREVLMTPPLGHKNILAIDPGFRTGCKVVCLNKQGSLLHNETIYPHPPINKKDGAQTKILSLIDTFSIEAIAIGNGTAGRETEAFIKELPITSNIIITMVNESGASIYSASETARREFPDYDVTVRGAVSIGRRLMDPLAELIKIDPCSLGVGQYQHDVDQKALKRALDDVVISCVNAVGVDINTASYELLSFVSGIGPQLASNIVKYREENGLFESRNDLKKVPRLGPKSFQQCAGFLRIPGGKNPLDNTAVHPENYTLVKRMASDLSVTVKDLIEKVDIRKKIDISKYITEEVGLPTLQDIMEELEKPGRDPRCSFEEFAFAEGVTEISHLKKGMILPGIVTNVTAFGAFVDIGVHQDGLVHISAISDKYVASPHAIVSPGQRVKVAVTGIDLGRKRISLSMKKSDLEEN
- a CDS encoding stage V sporulation protein S, whose translation is MEVLKVSAKSQPKSVAGAIAAVLREKGAVEVQAVGAGAVNQSVKSIAIARGYVAPNGIDLVCIPAFAKIEIDNEERTAIKFQLESR
- a CDS encoding metallophosphoesterase, encoding MESWKKMIYKMFDLLYIPESLEKIKGRVVLHVSDTPSSFYSCLNKLVTFLDPLAIIHTGDLVDEIKLGLLPNRLALYSKKLRLLARILEGEEKRKVCIVTGNHDNKDVVEQVFHTSQIVNWSGSFDVCGLKLNVSHDFQGLPSMEGDLNLFGHNEFVPQSDSNKTYLNGLMSIHCIVPDNGDIYTLPYPRFVDQNRLLKRKCGL
- a CDS encoding ABC transporter substrate binding protein, encoding MEEKKKVLQKLYFLFILGVFIIAPKGVFCRDKLPILILHSYDQENAWTECLSQSILSTFQKSDLQIDPFTEYMDSQRLLNQTINSSLQEQFFMKYFPFHLRVIISEGDEAFRFLVRFRNKVFPNTPVVFTGISDISLLKESSLRKSFTGIVKHIPYNKTIDAIIRFHPNLKKIIVIGDSSLISETNMNILLHIAQDKKQYINISFLMSYPIEKVCSILSEQNPQNTAILLASPLASSKEKMFLSTDESIKKLCFTGDFPIYSNLPEAIGKDGIIGGAIHSGERFGILAAKMALEIMHGKKPSEIPFNESEMAQWIFNYRELKKHAIPQEKLPAGSTIIKDPFKDIKDNFRLITINFVVIATLVTLILLLLFKIYRRRFINLKLIKEKKNLSGLMDGAPDGIVAIDEQGCIILANNGFRRMFGYTDEDIEGKEVGQIISQSSSSHKDNLSLVQKAISYPIKDVHRYRTKNNGITFPVSISGFPVLLSNNKKEAFLLFRDITHQKNQQNALAQRFHLETLLSTVSSRLVLSGPFDETIKSVLQEIGTRLGLLSCALYFPQEDSSSFRLFHVWNSYVFQNSNLLKETITLDLTPEQQELFKRYEPIEVDIKDSKGCLFNVNIVPIDNGSSNATVLLLVQNKTSQPWHFIRYASSLKILAETLGEAFKRKKQQEILLQTIDRLRETFNSTISTIGNVIEMKDNSTYGHQNRVAQLSLAIAREMGLPDAVIEAVYNTALVHDLGKLYIPSEILTKPATLSPLEYDVVKQHPRFGYEVLRNVRFPWPVAEIVLQHHERLDGSGYPEGVKGKDILLEARILAVADVIEAMASPRSYRPAHTIEEALEEIKRGAGITFDSSVVNHCIDIFEKKKFTFYIDK